From the genome of Caloenas nicobarica isolate bCalNic1 chromosome 14, bCalNic1.hap1, whole genome shotgun sequence:
CAATGTACTGAAACCTGTGAGGTCCCATCTTTATTGTAAGAGATAATGTAACGATCTCTGCATACAGCTTatgaaacacacaaaatattaaGTGTTTTAAAAGTAGTTACCTCTGTAATTGCCAACACCAACACACAGCAGTTACATTTAATTAGTTTCTTCTTCAAAATAGAATCTACATAATTTAACAATTAGTTCAACACAACAAAGTTTTTTGCTCTTGAAAGCTGCGGAGTTTCTCTTGCAGAATTTATTCAAAATTGCAGTTTAAGTAGAAAACAAGTGAAACCACAAGGCTACTTTTCTAGATAGTCTGTAGGTGTAAAACTGATAGTGTTCTTCAACATATCCTAACATTACCTAGCAATTTCCAGCCATCTAATTAACATGGATATGATGATAATGTCATtccatgtaaaatgaaacagagTAGTCTTTTTCAAATGATGAAGAGTTGTGTGCAGAGGGTATAAGAGAATGTAATGTTGGTGCCTTTCGTTAAAGAAATTCAACCCTGCTGCCTCTTCACTCCTTAACTTTGAATTACATGGTGCAGGCAACTAAAATTCTCATTCATTTGTTACTGTCACTTATTTTAATAACACCACCAAGGTGCTCCACAAATCCCAGAACAACTTCTTGTGTACTTCACTTTTAGGCCTAGCAATGGATGTTTGCAGGTTTGCGCAGTCAAATCCAGAGCAGAGTACACAGTGAGACTCTTTGGATGTCAAACATGCTCTTGTTTTGGGGTACATTTGTGCAGCACTCCCTACTTAACCCATCGGCTGGTTATCGCCTGGTGCAAGTTATAGCTGTGCTgtgtgctgcagcctgtgcagcGCCAGGGGAATGGTTCAGCTGGAGAGAACAGTGCTGTTTGTTGCTGCGCTCTCCTTGCTTACCTCAAAGACAATGCCTGGGTTGAAGTGTGGCATCTTATGTATAAACACACACGCCCCTTGAATCCAGGGGGAAAAGACGCTGCTCCAAGCTGACTTTGCCCAGCCTGTGTCTGATGTGTTCCAAAATACATCTGAGGAAGTCAAGTCCAGCCAGTACCTGCTAACACAAGGAAATGGTCCACAGTCTCTGTTTGGCAGGAATaagacaaatataaaaatatcgACAAGGGATGTCCCATTGAAGCAAATCCACCACTGGCTATCTTGCATAAACAGCAATTAGGAATGCCGGAATTTCTGAGCAGGAGTTAAGTCACAGCACAGTGAGGATGTCATCAGTATACACTGATGTTGCATTTTTCTAAGGGAAAAATTACACTGATGGACAAGCTAACACCACCTCAGAACATGATGTCCTATGAATATGTATGAGATTGCTGGCATTTTGCTGAACTCATTTTTAGGGATGAGTTTTTGTTTACTTACTTCTAGTTTgatattttctgatttgttaTTCTTTGCCTATTAAGAGTGAAGTACACTGCCACAACAATTTTATAAACAACATTGCTTCCTAAATTTAAAGGTTCTGAACTATAAACATTTTGTTCTTGCAGGAGCTGTGTCTTATCCAGACACACATCAATTCAGAAGCCTAACAGacccactttttttcccttttgtggCACAGGCTTCATAAACTTGTGCTGATGTTCAGTTCAAGGGCATTCTATTAACTATACACAATGAAGAATTTGccaaaatttaaagaaaatgttagaaAGAAGTTAGTGACTATATGACTGCTACATTCTCTATATACTAAGGCAGCTGGActcaaactgttttgttttatggaaaaaaataacccactTTTTGGGATGTAAAACAActgctgttttttaaactattgaAATAAAAGCTTCTGGTAATAatcttgtgtttctcttccttctgctaTGTAAATACCTACAGAAATATGTCTGATTCAAAGTGATACCTGTACCTTGCATTTGCTGTCAAGCCAATACCATAGCTGCTGTGGGAATGTTCAGTCATTTTTGGAGATCCTGTAGTTCCACTGGTAAAATAGATGGCCATTGGATCTCGACATTTTGTGTTCACACAGTGGTGATCTGAAGGagcatttcttaaaataagcaaaatgatTAATAAAGTGATTTCATAGTGCGACTTTacacatttttgaaaatatttaaccaAAATAACTGTAGCAATCAAAAGCGTCATAAACATTGATATTTTTCCACTGTGCAGTCCTAAAAGGGTGCAAATATATTGGAGTGTGCCAACATTTCCtattcaaaacaaacaactgtGATTTTCTTTCATCATTGCTGTAACATTTCACAGTGGTGGTTACTCACTTCAGGAGATCTTTAAAGTTCAGCCATCCCTCTCTGTGGCCCTCTGACACAAGCAACTTGAATTTCAGAGACTGGCATTCAGCCCCAACTGAGTCTACAGCTGGCGCCACAAAATCATCAGTGATGATACACTTTGCCTGGGATTTCTGTAGTCGATGAAGAATGTCCTTGGCTGTCAATTGCTGTGTGCCAGGAATCAGGACAGTTCCtaaagggaaggaaagcgaATGGATACACGGTCTcaacatttaagaaaaacactTGTACCTACAAGCAGACTTCGGCTCACTTTGTTCTTTCGAGTGGAACAGAGCTGTATTAAAAGTGGGACTTGgacttatttttgtaaatatgcCAATTATTTGATGGATTAAATGCTATGGGAAGACTAGCACAAGTTAGTAAATATTAGGTTGACCGTGGGACACCAAAATAAATCAACAGAATAACTTTCCTTCTTTTGAAAACACTGCCCCTGGAACAAGTCTCTCTGGACTTGCCCTCTTTACTGGTAAACACAGCCGCTGCTTCACAAGGTAGACTGCTTGTGTTTGTGAGGCACCAAGACATTCAGAGTTGTAAATACTGGGAAGCTGAGTATTTAACAGGTCCCACAGGGGAACATGTGAAACACTTCGTTAAGTGTGTGCTAATTGCACTGCGAGTTAGCAAGAGCGTGCATTTGTGATGTGTCACAAGGAGAATGACAGAGGCACAAGGACTCACAGGGTTTCCTTAACAGCTAGAGCATGTGCAAAAGTCCTAAAAGCACCACCAAGGAAAAACTTGGCATGAAGCATGTTTTTGACCAGCCTGAGTTCATCCTCATTAGCATGCTGATAGTTCTGAGCGCACTAAATAGCAAAGACTGCTTTGACTCACAATTTCTGTACCTATGTACCATTTCTGTGCTTCTACCAACCTGTTCGCATGCAGGCCAGATTCACTAGCCACCACTCTGGGATCCGGGGCAGAATCACAATAACTCTGTCTCCCTGTTGCAGACCGCAGGCATCAGAGAGAACATTTGCCGCTTTCCTGGACAGCACACCCAGCTCCTCAAAGCTCCACCTCACCTCTTCTCCGGCACCATCTACCCACCATAATGCGGGGTTTTTAGACTTTTTTCCCTGCTATAGAACAACAAGGTACATTTCAAATGAGGTACCTATTTATCTACACTCAATCTCACTGGAGTTACCAATTAAAGGAAAGAACTATTTGGACGTGTGGACAGGACAGGGTGTAGCTTAAGGGATCTACATGCTCAACCTGCAAGAGATGATCACCAGATTCTAATCAGAACATAACCCCAGGATCTTGGTTATTTGATTTGTCAGATATTCAGCATTAATGACCAGCATTAAATACTTCAGCATCAGAGAAGCCAAGTAACTGTTACCTTTTCCACTTCAGTCCACCTGTCCAGCACATCTCTGGCAAAGTTGAAGTACTCTGGCACCTCTGGTCTGCGCTGTTGTTTTATGGCTTCATAACTCAAAGAGGCATGAACGGGGTAGCACCGGCTACAAAGCTGGAGAGATCTTCTCAGGTGAGCCCGCAGCGACATAGTGCTTGGGATCTGCAGTAACAAAATGCACAGCAGCAAGAGCCACAGTAGTCTCTTCAAGGTTATTCCTTACTGATTACCTTTCCAAGAAATGCTACAGTGATAAAGATACAAACCTGGTATTAGCCATGCAGTTTCAGAACAGTTTTACTAGTATGCAGTGTGTTACACTGGAACACCAATCCCCGCTGCCAACTGGAGTAACTGCTGAGGACAGTTCCAGTTCAGCCATGGCCTGGCCCCTGCTCTCCAGTGACCACCATGCAGCTGAGATCCTGACCCTGCATTCAACCAGCAGCACTCAGCCCTGTCACTGTGGCAGCTTTCCTATAATTCacgttccttcccttcccacaagtCCCGCTAATCTTGTAGATCACGTTTCAGTTGCCTTATACAGCAGAGAGGCACCGAACGCGACCCAAACACTTCAGCTCTGACTTCTGTACATTAAATGTCTGCTACTGACTGACAATATACAAGTAACAGCATGGACCAAGATGTTGCACAGATAATTCAACAATCGTGCATTAATTACTGTCTGACCACAGTGTCATTTGGTTCAAAGACATTTACAGTTTTTATAGTTTATCAGCACTGGGGATATACTGGTTGAcaggaataaaattaatgtaGCAAAGCCCTGAAAAGATTCTATGTACTGATGTTTTAAGTATTATTTTGATGTGTGATCAGCAAAAAGTGTCACTTTATAAGACAgggaaattttaaaagactgtCTGAAAAAGGATCCAAAATGAAAAGCCTTATTTCTCAAAAAGAGTCAACTTAGCAGGAGGTCTGAAAACTCTGAAGTCATTATTTTCATGCATTGTCAACTGTCTTTTtagatataaaataatataaacacTGCCAGTTCCTTACGGAATTAATAGCTATCCAGCTCTATTATAAAATCATGGGATTTTAATCATTCAGTGAAGCAAAGGGACATTTTTTGGAACTGTAACAGTAAGTCTGCGTATgacaaacacaggaaagaaaccCAGCCAAAGGAaagacagagcaggacagggagaaGAGGGAATGTGGACAGACATGGCAAATCAGTACTGCTCCAGTGCCAGAAAACATCCTGCCCAGCAGCTTGCAGGCCCGGGTGGGGGTCAGTTACCTTCAAAAAGGCCTCAATCCCAACTTACTGCCTCTCTGGCTTGCACCGAAGTGGAACCTTCTCAGTGCTGGGATGTGTCACAGCTTTGACTCCGTCCACAGAGCTCAGACTCCTGACCACATGCCTGCTTTTGCACAGTTCCTCTGCCGGTGACCGACTCCTGTGCTCCTCACGTGCACTTTGGACTCAGACAAGGGGCAACAAAGACAGTTGCAGTGAGAAGAGCTGATAGGTttctgcagagctcagagtgCAAGTAAAAAGTGTGAGTCCCAAATTCCTCCtgtttccctctcctcccctcttcccacccACCAGCCCGTGGAGGAACACAGTCATAAAACATCGCTACAGCCAAACCACATCTGTTATGCTCTGGCTGGGGCAACACAGGAGTAACAGCCTTACAATTGGCTTCATGACTACACCGCTCAGCAGGTAGCATGGGGGTCCTCAGGTAACCACAGCAGTTCAGCCCTGACAACAATGAGTATCAactcctgggatgctgcagctgctgcctggagcagctTTGTTAAGGTGACTTGTGAGGTGTTGCAGGGGCTCTGCCTCGTGCTCAGAGAGCACACAGTGACGTGGTGCTCTGGCattgctgcctcctctgctccactcctacgggagaggcaggagggaaCATGTGCCATCCCCTCTGCCATCCtggccacagcccagcactACGGTGGGCACAGCTGTGTCACTGGTACATGCCTCTACCTTCAGTCTCTCCTGCAAGGATGTCACTCACTAGGGAGCTAGTGACAG
Proteins encoded in this window:
- the LOC135994181 gene encoding acyl-coenzyme A synthetase ACSM3, mitochondrial-like isoform X1, producing the protein MSLRAHLRRSLQLCSRCYPVHASLSYEAIKQQRRPEVPEYFNFARDVLDRWTEVEKQGKKSKNPALWWVDGAGEEVRWSFEELGVLSRKAANVLSDACGLQQGDRVIVILPRIPEWWLVNLACMRTGTVLIPGTQQLTAKDILHRLQKSQAKCIITDDFVAPAVDSVGAECQSLKFKLLVSEGHREGWLNFKDLLKNAPSDHHCVNTKCRDPMAIYFTSGTTGSPKMTEHSHSSYGIGLTANARYWLDLTSSDVFWNTSDTGWAKSAWSSVFSPWIQGACVFIHKMPHFNPGIVFESLSRFPITVFCSPPTAYRMFVQHKLSSYTFKSLRHCVSAGEPINSEVMEKWKAQTGLDIYEGYGQTETVLICGNFKGMKIKPGSMGRPSPWYDVKIIDENSNILPPGNEGDIAIRVKPTRSLFLFTCYADDPEKTEATIRGDFYVTGDRGIMDEDGYFWFVGRADDVINSAGYRIGPFEVESALVEHPAVVESAVVSSPDPIRGEVVKAFVVLRSDYASHDPEKMMKELQDHVKKVTAPYKYPRKIEFVQQLPKTISGKIRRNELRQKEWRKD
- the LOC135994181 gene encoding acyl-coenzyme A synthetase ACSM3, mitochondrial-like isoform X2 — protein: MSLRAHLRRSLQLCSRCYPVHASLSYEAIKQQRRPEVPEYFNFARDVLDRWTEVEKQGKKSKNPALWWVDGAGEEVRWSFEELGVLSRKAANVLSDACGLQQGDRVIVILPRIPEWWLVNLACMRTGTVLIPGTQQLTAKDILHRLQKSQAKCIITDDFVAPAVDSVGAECQSLKFKLLVSEGHREGWLNFKDLLKNAPSDHHCVNTKCRDPMAIYFTSGTTGSPKMTEHSHSSYGIGLTANARYWLDLTSSDVFWNTSDTGWAKSAWSSVFSPWIQGACVFIHKMPHFNPGIVFESLSRFPITVFCSPPTAYRMFVQHKLSSYTFKSLRHCVSAGEPINSEVMEKWKAQTGLDIYEGYGQTETVLICGNFKGMKIKPGSMGRPSPWYDVKDDPEKTEATIRGDFYVTGDRGIMDEDGYFWFVGRADDVINSAGYRIGPFEVESALVEHPAVVESAVVSSPDPIRGEVVKAFVVLRSDYASHDPEKMMKELQDHVKKVTAPYKYPRKIEFVQQLPKTISGKIRRNELRQKEWRKD